A genome region from Erigeron canadensis isolate Cc75 chromosome 3, C_canadensis_v1, whole genome shotgun sequence includes the following:
- the LOC122594689 gene encoding pentatricopeptide repeat-containing protein At3g02650, mitochondrial-like: protein MWRLSARKFQSNAIKGFSNDFPLLKKVHPILQSYYNNNNTNAHFQDLIFIPQTSPVRLYSSSSTDSAVSHVIVNENDSFNIGEMWKIGIEEANDVFETHVSDSETKGFEAVVGNEVDGHDLDKVVSLLNGKFEVGNRSLESSLDDMNLDLSEEFVMKVLESEGIPGENLVGFFKWVTKDAEASGVSSKTLDALVRVVCGELKKKVSYSLWDLVKEIGEKQEKGVVTTEMLNSLISLFSRLGKGMAGYEVFNKFGDFACVMNADTYYFTIEALCRRSIFDRVGLVCEKMISEEILPEAGKVGNVIYSLCKGGMVKDAHSVYLLAKEKGRYPSQLSVNFLISSLCDRKKNDADFVHLALKMLDDFSEDKRKYAIKQFSCVVQALCRVSDTEGAKALLSKMIHVGPPPGNAVFNTIINGLSKSGDMKGAINITRMMEDRGLKPDVFAYSVIMSGYTKGGEMEEAAKILAEAKKNHCKLTPVTFHTMIRGYCKLEQFGKAVKLLGEMEKYGVQPNADEYNKLIQSLCLKAADWSMAEKLMENMTRKGLHLNGITKSLIRAVKELENEAMVTKEASVEA, encoded by the coding sequence ATGTGGCGATTATCAGCAAGAAAATTTCAATCAAATGCAATCAAAGGATTCTCAAATGATTTCCCATTATTAAAAAAGGTACACCCCATTTTACAatcttattataataataataatactaatgcTCATTTTCAAGATTTGATTTTTATCCCACAAACAAGCCCTGTTAGATTATATAGTTCCAGCTCTACTGATTCAGCTGTTAGTCATGTGATTGTTAATGAAAATGATAGCTTTAATATTGGGGAAATGTGGAAAATCGGAATCGAAGAGGCTAACGATGTGTTCGAAACCCATGTTTCCGATTCCGAAACCAAAGGTTTTGAGGCAGTGGTTGGTAATGAGGTTGATGGGCATGATTTAGATAAGGTAGTATCTCTTTTGAACGGTAAGTTTGAGGTCGGTAATAGGTCGTTAGAATCGAGTCTTGATGATATGAATTTGGATTTGAGTGAAGAGTTTGTAATGAAGGTTTTGGAAAGTGAGGGTATTCCGGGTGAGAATTTGGTCGGGTTTTTTAAATGGGTAACTAAGGACGCAGAGGCATCTGGTGTTAGTAGTAAGACGCTTGATGCGCTTGTGAGGGTGGTTTGTGGTGAGTTGAAGAAGAAAGTTTCGTATAGTTTGTGGGATTTGGTTAAGGAGATTGGTGAGAAACAGGAGAAAGGTGTTGTGACAACCGAAATGCTTAATTCGTTGATATCTTTGTTTTCGAGATTGGGTAAAGGGATGGCTGGGTATGAGGTGTTTAACAAGTTTGGAGATTTTGCGTGTGTTATGAATGCAGATACGTATTATTTTACTATTGAAGCTCTTTGTAGGCGGTCTATTTTTGACCGTGTTGGTTTGGTTTGTGAGAAGATGATTAGTGAAGAAATATTACCGGAGGCGGGAAAAGTTGGGAATGTAATTTATTCTTTATGTAAAGGTGGGATGGTGAAAGACGCTCATTCGGTTTATTTGTTGGCAAAGGAGAAAGGACGTTACCCGTCCCAGTTGTCTGTTAATTTTTTGATTAGTTCTTTATGTGACCGGAAGAAGAATGATGCTGATTTTGTTCACTTAGCGTTGAAGATGTTGGATGATTTTTCTGAAGATAAACGAAAATATGCAATCAAGCAGTTTTCCTGTGTTGTTCAAGCATTGTGCAGGGTTAGTGATACCGAGGGTGCAAAAGCTTTGTTGTCCAAAATGATTCATGTCGGTCCTCCTCCTGGAAATGCAGTCTTTAATACGATTATCAATGGCCTTTCTAAGTCGGGAGACATGAAAGGAGCTATTAACATAACGAGGATGATGGAAGATAGGGGACTCAAGCCTGATGTGTTTGCTTATAGTGTAATTATGAGTGGGTACACAAAGGGCGGTGAAATGGAAGAAGCTGCCAAAATCTTGGCCGAGGCGAAAAAGAACCACTGCAAGCTGACCCCCGTGACTTTTCATACAATGATTCGCGGGTATTGCAAGCTTGAACAATTCGGAAAGGCTGTGAAGTTGTTGGGAGAGATGGAAAAGTATGGCGTTCAACCTAATGCCGATGAATACAATAAGTTGATTCAGTCTCTTTGCTTAAAGGCGGCTGATTGGTCAATGGCAGAGAAGCTAATGGAGAACATGACAAGAAAAGGTTTACATCTGAATGGGATCACAAAATCACTTATAAGAGCTGTGAAGGAATTGGAAAATGAGGCTATGGTAACCAAAGAAGCAAGCGTTGAAGCATAA
- the LOC122592554 gene encoding vacuolar protein sorting-associated protein 53 A-like: MEKASTLDYINQMFPTEASLSGVEPLMQKVHNEIRVVDAEILAAVRQQSNSGSKAKEDLAAATSAVKELMYKVREIKSKAEQSETMVQEICRDIKKLDFAKKHITTTITALHRLTMLVSAIEQLQGMASKRQYKEASAQLEAVSQLCSHFDGYRDNPKISELRDKFKNIKQILKSHVFSDFSSLGTGKETEDSNLLQLLSDACLVVDALEPSVREELVKNFCDRELISYQQIFEGAELAKLDKTERRYAWVKRRLRTNEEIWKIFPTSWHVDYLMCIQFCKLTRTQLEDILENLKEKPDVGTLLMALQRTIEFEEELADKFGGSGSSRNVTDGLEEIDKAENGNHIVLDIRKKYEKKLAAHQGNQDDDKELAVPGAGFNFRGIISSCFEPHLMVYVEFEEKTLMDNLEKLVQEETWDMDEGSQTNILSSSMQVFLIIRRSLKRCSALTKNQTLLNLLKVFQRVLRAYATKLYMKLPKGGTGIVAAATGMDGQIKTSDKDERMICYIVNTAEYCHKTAEELAENVSKIIDTQLVDAVDMSEVQDEFSAVITKALVTLVNGLETKFDIEMAAMTRVPWGTLESVGDQSEYVNSIKMILNGSIPILGSLLSPVYFQFFLDKLASSLGPRFYLNIFKCKQISETGAQQMLLDTQAVKTILLDIPSLGKQTSGAASYSKFVSREMSKAEALLKVILSPVDSVADTYSALLPEGTPSEFQRILELKGLKKADQQTILEDFNKRGSGISQIPMATSAVQVIPAAAPAPPPVVNQPSSALLASREDVLTRAAALGRGAATTGFKRFLALTEAAKDRTDGPFRKLFNP, translated from the exons ATGGAGAAAGCAAGTACTTTGGATTATATCAATCAGATGTTTCCTAcag AAGCATCTTTATCGGGTGTAGAGCCACTGATGCAAAAAGTACACAATGAGATACGTGTTGTTGATGCTGAAATTCTAGCAGCTGTTCGTCAACAG AGTAATTCAGGGTCAAAAGCAAAGGAGGATCTGGCTGCAGCTACAAGTGCTGTGAAG GAACTTATGTATAAAGTTAGAGAAATTAAAAGCAAAGCCGAGCAAAGCGAAACAATGGTTCAGGAAATATGCCGTGACATTAAAAAGCTGGATTTTGCAAAGAAACACATAACAACTACAATTACGGCCCTCCATCGTCTTACTATGCTAG TATCTGCCATCGAGCAACTTCAAGGAATGGCTTCAAAACGACAGTATAAAGAGGCTTCTGCTCAGTTAGAG GCAGTCAGCCAATTATGCAGTCATTTTGATGGATACAGAGATAACCCCAAGATTAGCGAGCTAAGAGATAAGTTCAAGAACATCAAACAAATTCTCAAGTCTCATGTGTTTTCTGATTTCTCCAG CCTAGGTACGGGTAAAGAGACTGAGGATAGTAATTTGCTGCAACTTCTCTCAGATGCTTGCTTAGTTGTTGATGCACTAGAGCCATCAGTGAGGGAAGAGTTGGTGAAGAACTTTTGTGACAGAGAACTTATTTCTTATCAGCAGATATTTGAAGGAGCTG AGCTAGCAAAGTTGGATAAAACAGAGAGGAGATATGCTTGGGTCAAACGTCGTTTAAGAACGAACGAGGAGATATGGAAAATCTTTCCCACTTCATGGCATGTTGATTATCTGATGTGCATTCAGTTTTGCAAATTGACCAG gACACAACTTGAAGATATTCTTGAAAACTTGAAAGAGAAGCCAGATGTTGGAACACTCCTGATG GCATTGCAACGGACAATAGAATTCGAGGAAGAGTTGGCAGATAAATTTGGTGGTAGTGGTAGTAGCAGAAATGTAACAGACGGCCTTGAGGAAATAGATAAGGCAGAGAATGGTAATCATATTGTACTAGACATTCGTAAGAAGTACGAGAAAAAGCTTGCTGCACATCAGGGGAACCAGGATGAT GATAAAGAGTTAGCTGTTCCTGGAGCTGGG TTCAATTTCCGTGGAATAATATCATCTTGCTTCGAACCACACTTAATGGTGTATGTAGAATTCGAAGAGAAGACACTTATGGACAATCTGGAGAAGCTTGTTCAG GAAGAAACGTGGGACATGGATGAGGGAAGTCAGACAAATATATTATCCAGTAGCATGCAG GTGTTTTTGATTATTAGAAGGAGCTTAAAGCGTTGCTCGGCGTTGACCAAGAACCAGACTCTGCTAAATTTATTGAAG GTTTTTCAAAGAGTTCTGAGAGCTTATGCTACAAAGCTTTATATGAAGTTGCCTAAAGGTGGCACAGGGATTGTTGCTGCTGCAACAGGGATGGACGGACAGATCAAG ACATCTGATAAAGACGAAAGAATGATATGCTATATTGTGAATACTGCAGAATATTGTCATAAAACG gctGAAGAGTTGGCCGAGAATGTCTCCAAAATAATCGATACACAACTGGTTGATGCCGTGGACATGTCAGAAGTGCAG GATGAATTTTCAGCAGTAATAACCAAAGCATTGGTAACATTAGTCAATGGCTTGGAAACcaaatttgatattgaaatgGCTGCAATGACACGTGTTCCATGGGGTACCCTAGAAAGTGTGGGCGATCAGTCAGA GTATGTCAATAGCATAAAAATGATCCTCAATGGTAGCATCCCTATACTTGGAAGCCTTCTTTCTCCAGTTTATTTTCAGTTCTTTCTAGACAAG CTTGCATCATCTCTAGGTCCACGCTTTTATCTCAATATCTTCAAGTGCAAGCAGATATCAGAGACTGGGGCTCAACAA ATGTTGCTAGATACTCAGGCTGTAAAGACAATACTTTTAGATATTCCATCCCTTGGAAAACAG ACATCAGGAGCTGCTAGTTACTCAAAATTTGTGAGTCGTGAGATGAGCAAAGCAGAAGCACTTCTAAAG GTTATCCTGTCTCCAGTGGACTCGGTGGCAGATACGTACAGTGCACTACTACCTGAGGGAACACCTTCGGAGTTTCAGCGAATCCTAGAGCTCAAG GGATTGAAAAAAGCAGATCAACAAACGATACTAGAAGATTTTAACAAGCGCGGGTCTGGAATCTCACAAATACCGATGGCTACATCAGCAGTCCAGGTGATCCCTGCAGCGGCCCCTGCACCTCCCCCTGTGGTGAATCAACCTTCTAGTGCACTTCTTGCTTCAAGAGAGGATGTACTCACTAGGGCAGCAGCACTAGGTAGAGGTGCTgctacaactggtttcaaaagaTTCCTTGCTTTGACTGAAGCCGCAAAAGACCGAACAGATGGACCTTTTAGAAAACTCTTCAATCCATGA